The Humulus lupulus chromosome 4, drHumLupu1.1, whole genome shotgun sequence genome has a window encoding:
- the LOC133832605 gene encoding beta-1,2-xylosyltransferase XYXT1-like: MMYDSILARSFSRHEQKRLRYGAIICCFILVLFFCSFFQPYLGPLPAACKFYIVYNFSFFFLFIFSPHFTHVYIILLLLFPYVSVNKMLAIKAITNSSDHQNVKSMHEINKWPKINSDHQPSKNASDHLQKNNYTSQNLIHYDSKNVSSNITHDLREENATEKNNNSDNNNNNNSPHYQSENSSNNISQHHEDMGTIVTKNGSTTLNVANSTTSSHDHNIAATLIEEVAMTKKTQPTIICNTEKSRSEYCELETDVRIVGKTYSVFFVTPSQVMEPKNNSSSSWSVRPYARKGDTTAMGSVKKWSISALTNHENVPECTRNHSVPALLFSLGGYVGNNFHEFTDVVIPLFITSRKYNGEVQFLVSDKRIYFMEKYQKLLRALSNYKVMDINDVQNSQQVHCFPSATIGLKRHQKEMTIDPERHSYSMKDFRDFLREAYSLKNEKAIQINDGKERPRLLLITRRRTRAFTNAGEIVKTAKSLGYNVIVAEAISNLQKFAELVNSCDVLMGVHGAGLTNIVFLPENAVFIQILPVGGFEWIATNDFGVPAKNMNLKYLEYKIKNEESTLIKDYPLDHAVFTDPLSIGKQGWDAFKSIYLEKQSVNLDVNRFKSTLVEALHLLHA; this comes from the exons atgatgTACGATTCTATTCTTGCTAGAAGCTTTAGTCGCCATGAGCAAAAAAGGTTGAGATATGGAGCTATCATTTGCTGCTTTATCCTAGTATTGTTCTTTTGCTCTTTCTTTCAGCCTTATTTGGGACCTCTACCAGCTGCTTGTAAGTTCTATATTGTTTAcaacttttcttttttttttctgtttattttttcTCCTCACTTTACACATGTATATATAattctccttcttctttttcctta TGTTAGTGTCAACAAAATGCTAGCAATCAAAGCAATTACAAACAGCTCTGATCACCAAAATGTGAAAAGCATGCACGAGATCAATAAGTGGCCCAAAATAAATTCAGATCATCAACCATCAAAAAATGCCAGTGATCATCTCCAAAAAAACAATTATACTTCACAGAATCTTATTCACTATGATTCGAAAAATGTGAGTAGTAATATTACTCATGATCTTCGAGAAGAAAACGCAACGGAGAAGAATAATAATagcgataataataataataataatagtcctCATTATCAATCCGAAAATTCTAGCAATAATATTTCTCAGCATCATGAAGATATGGGTACCATCGTCACCAAAAACGGGTCTACAACATTAAATGTGGCAAACTCAACTACTTCATCACATGATCATAATATTGCTGCAACACTGA TTGAAGAAGTAGCGATGACAAAGAAAACCCAGCCAACAATCATCTGCAACACTGAGAAATCCAGATCAGAATACTGCGAACTCGAAACTGATGTTCGAATCGTCGGAAAAACATATTCCGTCTTCTTTGTCACACCATCTCAGGTAATGGAGCCCAAAAATAACTCCTCTTCATCATGGAGTGTAAGGCCTTATGCTCGGAAAGGAGACACCACGGCCATGGGTTCAGTCAAGAAATGGTCAATTTCAGCACTAACAAATCACGAAAACGTGCCCGAATGCACTCGAAACCACAGCGTCCCAGCCTTGTTGTTCTCGCTCGGAGGCTACGTGGGTAACAACTTCCATGAGTTCACCGACGTGGTCATTCCGTTGTTCATAACTTCAAGAAAGTACAACGGTGAAGTGCAGTTTCTTGTGTCCGATAAACGGATTTACTTTATGGAAAAGTACCAGAAACTACTGAGAGCTTTGTCCAATTACAAAGTTATGGACATAAACGACGTACAAAATAGCCAACAAGTGCATTGCTTCCCTAGTGCAACCATTGGCTTAAAACGACACCAAAAGGAGATGACTATTGACCCCGAACGACATTCTTACTCAATGAAAGACTTCAGAGATTTTCTAAGAGAAGCATACTCATTAAAGAATGAAAAAGCGATTCAAATAAACGATGGTAAAGAAAGACCACGGCTTCTACTCATAACTAGAAGAAGAACGAGAGCTTTCACCAACGCGGGAGAGATAGTGAAAACGGCGAAGAGTTTAGGGTACAATGTGATTGTGGCAGAAGCCATCTCGAACTTGCAGAAGTTTGCCGAGTTGGTAAACTCTTGTGATGTGTTAATGGGAGTCCATGGAGCTGGTCTTACCAACATAGTTTTTCTCCCTGAAAATGCTGTTTTCATTCAGATTCTTCCCGTTGGAGGGTTTGAATGGATAGCCACAAATGACTTTGGAGTGCCCGCAAAGAATATGAATCTCAAGTACTTGGAGTATAAGATCAAGAATGAGGAGAGCACTTTGATCAAGGATTACCCACTTGACCATGCAGTTTTTACTGATCCTTTATCCATTGGGAAGCAAGGTTGGGATGCTTTTAAGTCCATTTATTTGGAAAAACAAAGTGTTAATCTTGATGTTAATAGGTTCAAGTCCACTTTGGTTGAGGCTCTTCATCTGTTGCATGCATGA